A region from the Oculatellaceae cyanobacterium genome encodes:
- a CDS encoding hybrid sensor histidine kinase/response regulator, with the protein MNHSLGNSSNYTDRILVVDDSPDNLFLVQTILEEEGYHITLAEGGHSALNYIEQSPPDLVLLDVMMPGIDGYEVTQRIRKNQQLPFIPILLITAYDQPSVVQGLDTGADDFIRKPVEVDELLARVRSLLRLKHSVDERDQIARQREDFVSRLTHDLRTPLVAADRMLSLFQQGALGEQSPPMAEAISTMARSNRNLLAMVNTLLEVYRYEAGRKTLIFSPVDLRELLKEVVQELSPLADEKTLALKLKLEETSSGKVVGDRLELHRVFTNLIGNAIKFTEAGSIEVNLKPDSSWVVVEVKDTGPGITQEDQSMLFERFRPGSHKRSGSGLGLHLSRRIVEAHQGKIEVQSALGKGSSFIVYLPAQE; encoded by the coding sequence ATGAATCATTCGCTTGGGAATTCATCTAATTATACTGACCGTATTCTGGTTGTCGATGATTCGCCCGATAACTTGTTCTTGGTGCAAACAATTTTGGAAGAAGAGGGATATCACATCACACTAGCGGAGGGGGGGCATTCAGCACTCAACTATATAGAACAGTCACCACCGGATTTAGTGTTATTAGATGTGATGATGCCAGGAATTGATGGATATGAGGTTACCCAGCGTATCCGCAAGAATCAGCAGTTACCCTTTATCCCAATATTATTGATTACTGCATACGACCAACCCAGTGTAGTTCAGGGACTTGATACGGGTGCAGATGATTTTATTCGCAAACCTGTAGAAGTCGATGAGTTGCTGGCGCGAGTGAGATCGCTACTACGACTCAAGCATAGCGTAGACGAGCGCGATCAAATTGCCCGCCAACGGGAAGATTTTGTTTCTAGGCTTACCCATGATTTGCGTACTCCTTTGGTAGCAGCAGATCGGATGTTGTCGCTGTTCCAGCAAGGAGCATTAGGAGAACAATCTCCACCAATGGCAGAAGCGATTTCTACGATGGCTCGTAGTAACCGCAACTTGTTAGCAATGGTAAATACTTTGCTAGAAGTTTACCGCTATGAAGCAGGTCGTAAAACTCTGATATTTTCGCCTGTTGATTTGCGAGAACTACTTAAGGAAGTTGTCCAAGAACTATCTCCTTTAGCGGATGAAAAAACTCTTGCTCTTAAGCTTAAGCTAGAGGAAACATCTTCAGGAAAAGTCGTAGGCGATCGCTTGGAATTGCATCGAGTCTTTACCAACTTAATTGGCAATGCCATTAAGTTTACAGAAGCAGGCTCTATAGAAGTAAACTTGAAGCCAGATAGTTCTTGGGTAGTAGTTGAAGTAAAAGATACTGGCCCAGGTATTACCCAAGAAGATCAATCAATGCTATTTGAACGCTTCCGCCCTGGAAGCCACAAACGCTCTGGTAGCGGTTTAGGACTACATCTATCCCGCCGGATTGTGGAAGCTCATCAAGGTAAGATAGAGGTTCAATCTGCTTTAGGCAAAGGTAGCAGCTTCATTGTCTATTTACCTGCCCAAGAGTAA
- a CDS encoding aldehyde dehydrogenase, with amino-acid sequence MLIQQSYHTILTEQRHLFTSGKTKDIASRIEQLKLLKKVIIEHEVQIQSALKADLNKSEFESYISEIGLCLEEINYAIKQINSWTKPQKVKTPLTQFLASSQIYSEPLGIVLIIGAWNYPFQLMITPLVGAIAAGNCAILKPSELAVNTSQVLANIINQTFAPNFIHVIEGGKETTQQLLSEKFDHIFFTGSTEVGKIVMAEAAKQLTPVTLELGGKTPCIVDANTHIEYTARRIVWGKFLNAGQTCIAPDYLLVDKKVKKDLLANITSCIQSFYGNNPIESPDYGRIINEKHFNRLCKLLNTGEIIIGGETNLADRYIAPTVIDRVSWKDAVMKEEVFGPILPVIEYNDLSEVIALVNSQPKPLALYFFSNNQQKQQQILRETSSGGVSINDTVMHSGVPDLPFGGVGASGIGSYHGKASFDTFSHKKSILNKSFLVDLKMRYAPYKEKLKLVKRLMNS; translated from the coding sequence ATGCTAATCCAACAAAGCTATCATACAATTCTCACCGAACAACGTCATTTATTTACAAGTGGAAAAACTAAAGATATTGCTTCTAGAATTGAACAATTAAAGCTTCTAAAAAAAGTAATAATAGAACATGAGGTTCAGATTCAATCTGCTTTAAAAGCTGATTTAAATAAGTCAGAATTTGAAAGTTATATTAGTGAAATTGGTCTGTGTTTAGAAGAAATTAACTATGCGATTAAGCAGATTAATTCTTGGACAAAGCCTCAAAAAGTTAAGACACCACTGACTCAGTTTCTCGCCTCATCTCAAATTTATTCTGAACCCTTGGGTATCGTATTGATTATTGGGGCTTGGAATTATCCTTTCCAACTAATGATTACACCACTTGTAGGTGCGATCGCGGCTGGTAATTGTGCTATTTTGAAGCCTTCAGAACTAGCAGTTAATACATCTCAGGTTCTTGCTAATATTATTAATCAAACCTTTGCTCCAAATTTTATCCATGTAATTGAAGGAGGCAAAGAAACTACTCAACAATTATTATCAGAAAAGTTTGATCATATATTTTTTACTGGTAGCACTGAAGTCGGCAAAATAGTAATGGCTGAAGCAGCCAAGCAATTAACACCAGTAACTTTAGAACTTGGTGGCAAAACTCCTTGTATCGTTGATGCTAATACTCATATTGAATATACAGCTAGAAGAATTGTCTGGGGTAAATTTCTTAATGCTGGACAAACCTGTATTGCCCCGGACTATTTATTAGTAGATAAAAAAGTCAAAAAAGATTTATTAGCTAACATTACAAGCTGCATTCAAAGCTTTTACGGCAACAACCCTATTGAGAGTCCCGACTACGGCAGAATTATTAATGAAAAACACTTTAACCGCCTGTGTAAATTGTTGAATACTGGTGAAATTATAATTGGCGGAGAAACTAATTTAGCTGACCGATATATTGCACCCACTGTTATTGATCGGGTTAGCTGGAAAGATGCAGTGATGAAAGAAGAAGTTTTTGGGCCGATTTTGCCAGTAATAGAATATAACGATTTAAGTGAAGTGATCGCACTGGTCAACTCCCAACCTAAACCTTTAGCTTTATACTTTTTTTCAAATAATCAACAAAAGCAACAGCAAATTTTACGAGAAACATCCTCTGGAGGCGTAAGTATTAACGATACAGTGATGCACTCTGGTGTCCCAGATTTACCATTTGGAGGAGTAGGTGCAAGTGGCATAGGTAGTTATCACGGGAAAGCTAGTTTTGATACTTTTTCCCATAAAAAAAGCATTCTCAACAAATCTTTTTTAGTTGATTTGAAGATGAGATATGCTCCTTACAAAGAAAAACTTAAATTAGTTAAGCGGTTAATGAATAGTTAA
- a CDS encoding sulfite oxidase-like oxidoreductase: MLGKFFKKPDAEQDDRVPPGQFLTKGFPVLTYGQSPSVSTDNWQFRVWGKAKEKTLTWAEFMALPQSQFTADFHCVTRWSKLDVQWTGVKVTDFMKLVELDPKAVHVMEHCYGGYTTNIPLEDFLREENFFAHTLFGEPLPAEHGGPMRLVVPHLYAWKSAKWINGLEFLDREESGFWERNGYHRRGEPWAEERYS; the protein is encoded by the coding sequence ATGCTAGGGAAATTTTTTAAAAAACCTGATGCGGAGCAGGATGATCGTGTACCCCCCGGTCAATTCCTGACAAAGGGATTCCCAGTGCTGACTTATGGGCAAAGTCCCAGTGTCAGCACTGATAACTGGCAATTTCGAGTGTGGGGCAAGGCAAAAGAAAAGACTTTGACCTGGGCAGAGTTTATGGCTCTGCCCCAAAGTCAATTCACTGCTGATTTCCACTGTGTTACGCGCTGGTCAAAACTTGATGTCCAGTGGACAGGTGTTAAGGTAACAGACTTTATGAAATTGGTGGAACTAGACCCCAAAGCTGTTCATGTGATGGAACACTGCTATGGCGGCTACACCACCAATATTCCCCTAGAAGATTTTTTACGGGAAGAAAACTTTTTTGCTCACACGCTTTTTGGGGAGCCGCTTCCAGCAGAACATGGTGGCCCTATGCGGCTAGTAGTACCCCATCTATATGCCTGGAAAAGTGCTAAGTGGATTAATGGCTTAGAGTTCCTTGATCGCGAGGAATCCGGCTTTTGGGAACGTAACGGTTATCATCGGCGGGGGGAACCTTGGGCAGAAGAACGTTACAGTTAG
- the rpmF gene encoding 50S ribosomal protein L32 produces MAVPKKKTSKSKRDKRKATWKHKAAVEAKKALSLGKSILTGRAKSFVYPSTEEEEQEES; encoded by the coding sequence ATGGCAGTTCCTAAGAAGAAAACCTCAAAATCTAAACGCGATAAGCGCAAAGCTACCTGGAAGCACAAGGCAGCAGTTGAAGCTAAAAAAGCTTTGTCTCTAGGTAAATCTATATTAACTGGACGCGCTAAGAGCTTTGTTTATCCTTCCACCGAGGAAGAAGAACAAGAAGAAAGCTAA